From Brassica oleracea var. oleracea cultivar TO1000 chromosome C3, BOL, whole genome shotgun sequence, a single genomic window includes:
- the LOC106330416 gene encoding LOW QUALITY PROTEIN: putative F-box/FBD/LRR-repeat protein At4g26350 (The sequence of the model RefSeq protein was modified relative to this genomic sequence to represent the inferred CDS: deleted 2 bases in 2 codons) has protein sequence MGMISDLPDHMLPEILSWLPAREVVATMLLSRRWKFLWKQVSKFDYNFSQNDGKDFSDFSFFVNRFLQLHEGQVFTSLKLSVSPYCNTRNVGAWIDLAVSRKVRGLEIDLTAARNPMITTLSKSLYTCGTLTCLKVKALVLDDIPEEYPICLASLRYLYLSVSSQVSAHMFIGKLTAGAPLLKKSIVRGDNVYNNQFLDYMAEKNSLKSFTLCSSEWDPVTIGPYFGKLEHFCMCTCSPLWWDSLIAFLQYSPKLRYLQLTKSCNLRRCFLWAEPITTSLPKCLSSTLQTLEWRDYTDTQFDKDVISFLLKNVTCLTKVKVVPVFTTAGHIEKLRIRTYLSNLSRGSTACQLIFP, from the exons ATGGGTATGATTAGTGACTTACCTGACCACATGCTCCCTGAGATACTCTCATGGCTTCCAGCAAGAGAAGTGGTGGCGACGATGCTTTTGTCCAGACGATGGAAGTTTCTTTGGAAGCAAGTGTCAAAATTTGATTATAATTTTAGCCAAAACGATGGCAAAGACTTTTC AGACTTTTCATTCTTTGTCAACAGGTTTTTGCAGTTACATGAGGGTCAGGTTTTTACAAGTTTAAAGTTATCGGTCAGTCCATATTGCAACACGAGAAATGTCGGAGCCTGGATTGAC TTGGCAGTTTCCCGGAAGGTGCGTGGCCTTGAAATCGACCTTACCGCCGCCCGTAACCCGATGATCACTACTCTTTCAAAGAGTCTGTACACTTGTGGGACACTAACTTGTTTGAAGGTAAAGGCCCTTGTACTCGACGACATACCTGAAGAATATCCAATTTGTCTCGCATCGCTCCGTTACTTGTACCTCTCCGTCTCAAGTCAAGTGTCTGCCCACATGTTTATCGGTAAGCTTACGGCTGGTGCTCCTCTTCTAAAGAAGTCAATTGTACGCGGTGACAATGTCTACAATAATCAGTTTCTTGATTATATGGCA GAAAAAAACTCATTGAAGAGCTTTACACTGTGCTCATCAGAG TGGGATCCCGTCACCATTGGCCCTTACTTTGGTAAGCTTGAGCATTTTTGTATGTGCACATGTTCTCCCTTGTGGTGGGATTCGCTTATCGCATTTCTTCAATATTCTCCTAAACTACGCTATCTCCAGCTAACCAAG TCTTGCAACTTGCGACGTTGTTTCCTTTGGGCGGAGCCAATTACTACTAGTCTACCCAAGTGCTTGTCATCCACACTTCAAACCTTGGAATGGAGAGATTATACGGATACTCAATTCGACAAAGATGTTATCTCTTTTCTCCTCAAGAACGTTACGTGTTTAACAAAGGTGAAGGTCGTCCCCGTATTCACCACCGCTGGTCATATTGAGAAGCTTCGAATCCGCACCTACCTCTCAAACTTGTCTAGAGGTTCGACTGCGTGTCAGCTTATCTTCCCCTAA
- the LOC106333437 gene encoding MLP-like protein 165 has protein sequence MVKEEVEVDVEIKSPANKFHMFVGRLQHVPKATRYIQGYDLLEGDWGMVGSIVLWKLISDGETRVSKDRIEAMDFEKKVIQWRVLEGPLKTEYNSLLKTMKVSPNHGGPGSTVKWNVKYERIDENVAHPERLLQFLVEVTKQVDGYLLSEE, from the exons ATGGTAAAGGAGGAAGTTGAGGTAGACGTGGAGATCAAATCTCCGGCTAATAAGTTCCACATGTTCGTCGGAAGATTACAACATGTGCCCAAAGCCACTCGCTACATTCAGGGATATGATTTGCTCGAAGGGGACTGGGGCATGGTTGGAAGCATAGTCTTGTGGAAACTAATTTCTG ATGGAGAGACAAGAGTGTCGAAAGATAGGATCGAGGCGATGGATTTTGAGAAGAAAGTGATTCAGTGGAGAGTTTTAGAGGGACCTCTTAAGACAGAATACAACAGCCTCTTGAAAACGATGAAGGTGAGCCCTAACCATGGAGGACCAGGAAGTACGGTGAAGTGGAACGTGAAGTACGAGAGGATTGATGAGAACGTCGCTCACCCTGAGAGACTGCTCCAGTTCTTGGTCGAAGTGACTAAACAGGTCGACGGATACCTCTTATCTGAGGAATAA